Below is a genomic region from Rouxiella chamberiensis.
GCCCGGCATTTGGCGCTGGAAGGCAGCAGATTCATCAGGCAGCGCGCGGTCAGCGATTTGCCCGATCCGCTTTCGCCCACGATTCCGAGCTTTTCCTTGCCGAGCGACAACGACACGCCGCGCACCGCGTCGAAACTGCCGCTGCGGGTTTCAAAGGTAATGTGCAGATTTTTGATATCAACCAGCATTAGCGTTCCTTGGGATCGAGGACGTCACGTAAACCGTCGCCGAGAAAATTGAAGGCCAGCGAGGTGACGAAAATGGCGATCGCCGGAATCAGCGGCACCCACCATTCGGCAAACAGGAAGCGGCGGGCGGTGGCAATCATCGCGCCCCATTCCGGCGACGGCGGTTGTGCGCCCATGCCGAGAAAGCCCAGACTCGCGGCGGTGATGATAATCGAGCTCATGTCGAGCGTAACGCGGACCACCAGGCTCGGCACGCACAGCGGCATGATGTGGCGAAACACGATACGCGCCGGTGTTGCGCCGGTCAGGCGGCAGGCGGCAATAAAATCGGTGCCGCGCACCTGCAGGGTTTCGGCACGCGCCAGTCGTGCATAGGGCGGCCAGGCGGTGAGGGCGATGGCAAGGATGGCGCTCTCGATGCCGGGTTTCAGGGCCGCGACAAAGGCCAGCGCCAGAATCAGACGCGGGAAGGCGAGAAACACATCGGTTATGCGCATCAAAATGCGGTCGACAAGGCCGCCCGCATAGCCTGCGACACAACCAATCAGCAGGCCAAGCGGAGCCACGATAGCGACCACGACGATGACCATGCCGAGGGTAATGCGCCCGCCGTAAAGAATGCGGCTAAACGTGTCGCGGCCCAGTTCGTCGGTGCCAAGCAGATGCAGCGCCGAAGGTTTGGCGAGGCGATTGGCGAGATCCTGATCGCCCGGATGATAGTGGGTCAGCAACGGCGCGCACAGCGAAATCACCAGCACCAGCAGCACGGTTATCAGGCCAATCAAGGCCAGCGGATTGGCACGCAGCCCGAGCCAGATGCGATAGCGGCGACCCCAGACGGCCTGGGTACGGTTCTTCGGAGTTTCATCGAGCAGCCAGGCTCGTGTCCCCGGTCGTGAAGAAAGTTGGCTCATTTTACGCGAGGATCCAGTAAACGATAGAGAAGGTCGGCCAGCAGATTGAGGAGCACGTAGATCGCGCCAATCAGCAAGGTGGAACCGATGACCGGATTCATGTCGGCGTTCATCAGCGACACGGTGAGGTATTGCCCAAGACCCGGCCACGAGAAGACGTTTTCGGTCACCACCGCGCCTTCGAGCAGGCCGGCATAGGTCAGCGCCAGCACCGTAATCAGCTGTACGCCGACCGTCGGGAATGCGTGTTTCCAGATGACGCGGCTCGCCGACAGCCCTTTGGCGCGGGCGGTAATCACATATTCGCCGCCCAGCGCGTTAAGCATGAAGGTACGGGTCATACGGGTGATGTAGGCCATACTGAAATAGGCCAGAATCAGCACCGGCTGCACCATGTGCGCCAGCGCATCCCAGAACGCGCCCATGTCGCCCGCTATCAGCGAATCCACGGTAAGCAGCCCGGTGACCTGCGGGATCATGTCCTGATAGATGATGTCCTGACGGCCCGGCCCCGGCGCAATGCCCAATGCCGAATAGAAGACAAGCAGGCTGAGCAGCGCCAGCACGAACACGGGCAGCGAGTGACCGGCGAGACATACCACGCGAATGGTCTGGTCAATCCAGCTTCCCTGTCGCGTTGCGGCCCAGACGCCCAGCGGAATACCTATCAGCGTCGCGATGATTATCGCGGCGGTGGCAAGTTCGAGCGTGGCAGGGAAATAACGCGCAATGTCGCTGGTGACGGCATTCGAGGTCAGCGCAGAGCGACCCAGGTCGCCGTGCGCCAATTGACCGAGATAGTGGAGAAACTGCATCCAGAGGGGCTGATCCAGCCCCATTTCGTGACGTACACGTTCGACAACCGACTCCGGCGCATTATCGCCGACCGCAGCCAGTACCGGGTCGGTCGGCATCACTCTTCCGATAAAGAAGGTGATGACCGACAGGCCAAACAAAGTAAGACAAACGCTGATGCAGGTACTCAGAAAACTGTTGAGTCTCTTGCTCACGCTTTCATAACCTTTTCGTAAGGACTGGTGCTCATGACCGTCAATACCACGCCCGTAATATCATGACGGCACGCCGCAGTCAGGGTCGGCTGGAACATTATCATGAACGGACTGGTTTCCATGTGCTGCGTCTGCAACTGCTCGTAAAGCTTGATGCGGGTCGAGGGGTCCGGCTCGTGCAGCGCTTTGGCGGCGAGGTCGGAGATAGCCTTGTCCTGCCAGCTGCAACGCCAGGCCAGCGTGCGGCTTTTGGCCTTGTCGCTGTTGTCGGGATTGCTGCAGAAAGCTTCGGCATTGGAGTTCGGGTCAAAGTAGTCGGCCCCCACTGCGTGATGGCCAACTGTTGCTGACGGGCGCGCATCTTGGTCAGCACCTGACGGCTTTCCGCAGCCAGCAGCGTCACCTTGATGCCGACTTCGGCCAGATTGGACTGAATCGCCTGGGCGATATCCGTGGATGGCGAGGCAGAATAGTGATCCAGCGTGATTTCAAACCCGTTCGGGAAACCGGCTTCGGCCAGCAATGCCTTGGCTTTCGCAACGTCACGTTTGTACATGATGGAATTGACCGCCGCCGGGAAACCTTCCGGCAGGAAGCTCTGATGAATCTTGTGCGTCAGCGGAATAATGTTTTTC
It encodes:
- a CDS encoding ABC transporter permease; its protein translation is MSQLSSRPGTRAWLLDETPKNRTQAVWGRRYRIWLGLRANPLALIGLITVLLVLVISLCAPLLTHYHPGDQDLANRLAKPSALHLLGTDELGRDTFSRILYGGRITLGMVIVVVAIVAPLGLLIGCVAGYAGGLVDRILMRITDVFLAFPRLILALAFVAALKPGIESAILAIALTAWPPYARLARAETLQVRGTDFIAACRLTGATPARIVFRHIMPLCVPSLVVRVTLDMSSIIITAASLGFLGMGAQPPSPEWGAMIATARRFLFAEWWVPLIPAIAIFVTSLAFNFLGDGLRDVLDPKER
- a CDS encoding ABC transporter permease: MSKRLNSFLSTCISVCLTLFGLSVITFFIGRVMPTDPVLAAVGDNAPESVVERVRHEMGLDQPLWMQFLHYLGQLAHGDLGRSALTSNAVTSDIARYFPATLELATAAIIIATLIGIPLGVWAATRQGSWIDQTIRVVCLAGHSLPVFVLALLSLLVFYSALGIAPGPGRQDIIYQDMIPQVTGLLTVDSLIAGDMGAFWDALAHMVQPVLILAYFSMAYITRMTRTFMLNALGGEYVITARAKGLSASRVIWKHAFPTVGVQLITVLALTYAGLLEGAVVTENVFSWPGLGQYLTVSLMNADMNPVIGSTLLIGAIYVLLNLLADLLYRLLDPRVK